TCAGCAGCGAGATCGCCGACATCTTCCGGGGCAACGCATTGAAGAACGGCCTGCTGCCGGTCGTGCTGCCCGAGCACGTGGTGCAGGACCTGATGACGCGACCCGACGACGTGCTGACCGTCGACATCATCGCGTGCGAACTGCGAACACCGGACGGCAGCGTCCATGCATTCGCGCTCGATGCGTTCGCGCGGACCTGCCTGCTCGAAGGCGTCGACGAAATGGGCTTCCTGCTTGCGCGCAGGGCCGACATCCGCAATTACGAGGACACCCACCATGCACGCTGACATCGTCGTTCTGCCCGGAGACGGGATCGGCCCCGAGGTGGCCGCCGCCGCGGTCGACGTGCTGCAGGCGGTGGCGACGCGCTTCGGCCATCGCTTCTCCCTGCACGAGCACCTCATCGGCGGGGCCGCGATCGACGCCACCGGCACGCCGCTACCCGACGCCACGCTGGCCGCGGCGCGCGCTGCCGACGCGGTTCTGCTGGGCGCGGTGGGTGGCCCGAAGTGGTCTGATCCCAATGCCAGCGTGCGCCCGGAACAGGGCCTGCTGGCGATCCGCAAGGCTCTGGGGCTGTATGCGAACCTGCGCCCCACCAAGCCGCATCCGGCCGCGCTCGGCGCCTCGCCGATCAAGCCGCATCTGCTCGCCGGCGTGGACCTGCTGGTGGTGCGCGAGCTGACCGGCGGCATCTACTTCGGTGACAAGACCCGCGATGCCGACACCGCCAGCGACCTGTGCCGCTACAGCGTGCACGAGATCGAACGTGTAGTGCGCCGCGCCTGCCTGCTCGCACGCGATCGACGTGGCCATGTGATCTCGGTCGACAAGGCCAACGTGCTCGAGACCTCGCGGCTGTGGCGCGATGTCGCCAGCCGCATCGCACGCGACGAGTTCCCCGACATCACCCTCGAGCACCAGCTGGTGGATTCGATGGCGATGCACCTGCTGTCGAAGCCGCGTGCGTTCGATGTCATCGTGACCGAGAACATGTTCGGCGACATCCTGACCGACGAGGCTTCGATGCTGGCCGGCTCACTGGGTCTGCTGCCTTCGGCCTCGCTCGGCGATGACGCGATGCCCGGCGCCGGCTCCACTGCGTCGGGGCGTGCCCGAGGCATCTTCGAGCCGATCCACGGCTCGGCGCCCGACATCGCCGGCCGAGGCATCGCCAATCCCTACGGCGCGATCCTCAGCGCCGCGCTGTTGCTGCGTCATTCGCTCGACCTGGCGCGCGAAGCGGCCTGTATCGAGGCCGCCGTGGACGGCGCGCTCGCGGCGGGCGTGTTCACTGCGGACCTGGCGCAAACCGGCGCGGCAGTTTCGACCCGCGAGGCCACGACGGCGGTGCTCTCGCGCATCGAGACCGCGTGCCAGGTCGCAGAACTGCGCGACTGACCAGACGGTGGCGGCAATGCCGCCCCGCCCTTCGAACCAGCGCCGGCACATCCGGCGCGCCAGGAACCGCGATGCCCGAGTACCGCTCCAGAACTTCCACCCACGGCCGCAACATGGCAGGCGCCCGCGCCCTGTGGCGCGCGACCGGCATGGGTGACGAGGACTTCCACAAGCCGATCATCGCGGTCGCCAACTCGTTCACCCAGTTCGTCCCGGGCCACGTGCACCTCAAGGACATGGGCCAGCTGGTGGCGCGCGAGATCGCGCGCGTGGGTGGCGTGGCCAGGGAGTTCAACACCATCGCCGTGGACGACGGCATCGCCATGGGCCATGACGGCATGCTGTATTCGCTGCCGAGCCGCGAGCTGATCGCCGACGCGGTGGAGTACATGGTCAATGCCCACTGCGCCGATGCGCTGGTGTGCATCTCCAACTGCGACAAGATCACCCCCGGCATGCTGATGGCCGCGTTGCGGCTCGACGTGCCGGTGGTGTTCGTGTCCGGCGGGCCGATGGAAGCCGGCAAGACGCGGCTCGCGGACGGCAGCGAGGACAGCCGCAAACTCGACCTCGTGGATGCGATGGTGATGGCGGCCGACCCGGCGGCGAGCGACGCCCAGGTCGCCGATGTAGAGCGCAGCGCCTGCCCGACCTGCGGCTCGTGCTCGGGCATGTTCACCGCGAACTCGATGAACTGCCTGACCGAGGTACTGGGGCTTGCGCTGCCCGGCAACGGCACCCTGCTGGCTACCCACGCCGATCGCGAGGAGCTTTTCCTGCGAGCGGGACGCACCATCGTCGAGCTGTGCCACCGCTGGTACGGCGCCGCGGACCCGAGTGCCCTGCCGCGCGGCATCGCAACGTTCGAGGCCTTCGAGAACGCGATGACACTGGACATCGCGATGGGCGGTTCGACCAACACCATCCTGCACCTGCTCGCCGCGGCGCAGGAAGCCGCGGTGGACTTCACGATGGCCGACATCGACCGGCTGTCGCGGCGCGTGCCGCAGCTGTGCAAGGTGGCGCCGAACTCGCCCGACTACCACGTCGAGGACGTGCACCGCGCCGGTGGCATACCCGCGATCCTCGGCGCGCTCGCGCGCGGCGGCCTGCTGCACACCGGGGTTGCCACGGTGCACGCCCCGACCCTGGGCGACGCGATCGCCCGGTGGGACATCGATGCGACCGACGACCCGGCCGTGCACACGTTCTTCCGCGCCGGCCCCGCCG
The genomic region above belongs to Luteimonas chenhongjianii and contains:
- the leuB gene encoding 3-isopropylmalate dehydrogenase; this translates as MHADIVVLPGDGIGPEVAAAAVDVLQAVATRFGHRFSLHEHLIGGAAIDATGTPLPDATLAAARAADAVLLGAVGGPKWSDPNASVRPEQGLLAIRKALGLYANLRPTKPHPAALGASPIKPHLLAGVDLLVVRELTGGIYFGDKTRDADTASDLCRYSVHEIERVVRRACLLARDRRGHVISVDKANVLETSRLWRDVASRIARDEFPDITLEHQLVDSMAMHLLSKPRAFDVIVTENMFGDILTDEASMLAGSLGLLPSASLGDDAMPGAGSTASGRARGIFEPIHGSAPDIAGRGIANPYGAILSAALLLRHSLDLAREAACIEAAVDGALAAGVFTADLAQTGAAVSTREATTAVLSRIETACQVAELRD
- the ilvD gene encoding dihydroxy-acid dehydratase; amino-acid sequence: MPEYRSRTSTHGRNMAGARALWRATGMGDEDFHKPIIAVANSFTQFVPGHVHLKDMGQLVAREIARVGGVAREFNTIAVDDGIAMGHDGMLYSLPSRELIADAVEYMVNAHCADALVCISNCDKITPGMLMAALRLDVPVVFVSGGPMEAGKTRLADGSEDSRKLDLVDAMVMAADPAASDAQVADVERSACPTCGSCSGMFTANSMNCLTEVLGLALPGNGTLLATHADREELFLRAGRTIVELCHRWYGAADPSALPRGIATFEAFENAMTLDIAMGGSTNTILHLLAAAQEAAVDFTMADIDRLSRRVPQLCKVAPNSPDYHVEDVHRAGGIPAILGALARGGLLHTGVATVHAPTLGDAIARWDIDATDDPAVHTFFRAGPAGIPTQTAFSQATRWPSLDADRAGGCIRDTGHAYSPEGGLAVLTGNLAPDGCVVKTAGVDPSIHMFEGPARVFESQEDAVAGILGDVVQPGEVVVIRYEGPKGGPGMQEMLYPTSYLKSRGLGAQCALLTDGRFSGGTSGLSIGHVSPEAAAGGAIALVRDGDRIRIDIPARTISLLVDSAELDARRDAQHARGWKPGNPRPRRVSTALKAYALLATSADKGAVRDRALLGD